The Nicotiana sylvestris chromosome 6, ASM39365v2, whole genome shotgun sequence genomic sequence GGTGATGATGTTGTTGGTGTTTCTAAGAGAGGCAGGAGTGTGAAGAGAAGAATCATGACTGAATATGTTACTACTGCGCTTAAAAAGAAGTCTAGAGTTTCTAAGCAGTAGAGTATCTTGAAGGGTGTTTTTGGATTTTTGCCTTGAATTTACAGTTTAAATGGGACACCTAATGAGGATGCACTCTTTACTGCTCATTAAGCAGTTTCAGCCAAAATGCATCATCCTCTTGATAAACTGGAATTCTACTGCACAAAGGGCACTACTAGCATTTCCAAAAggaaaataaacaaagaaaacaaacttTTGGAATGGGTCTATGTTAGATTGTCAAAAGAACATGCACTGATTGTTCGTCATCACTCTAAAGAGACATTTTTGTTACAGGAGTCTTGAACCAACAGTATCAGTTAGTTGCTGATGTAAGCAAATATGGTCAACCCAAGCCAAAAGCTCAGTGAACTTTTCTTTTTTCGTTTCATATTTGTCACTTTATTACTAAATCATAAACGTCGGATTTTATCATTTTTAAAGCAAATGTTCCAAAAAATTCCAAAAGTTGGGGATTTTTAACAGATAGAAAGTAGTGTAATTCTTGATATAAAGAGTGAGATGCAGACACCTTCTCCTTCCAGAATATTATCTGCACACCAACGCTATAAAAGAAAGCTTATAGCTTTAAAGCTACATGTGGGAGGCACGAACTATACCAAAACTCAGGATGGATCATAAAGGTTTGAGAGACAAGCACAGCTGATATCCTCCATTCAGCTGCAGCTGTCATCTGAAAAATAAAACCAGCTAGAGACCAACCAATCATTTATAATGACTCAAACAATTCACTATAGATATGACATCCGACTAATGTGAAAACAATCTCCAGCAAGATGCAACCGTAGGTGAAACAAAGTATCTATTAAGACTTAATAAACAATCGCCTGGATGAATCATCATTCTCCCCTCTGCAACACACACATGGTAGGTTCTACTCATTTGCCCATCACTGCAAGCGCACACCAAAATTTAGAATGAGTAGGGAAACTACATTAATCCCAAAACATAGACAAAGATGTATAAAGAACCCACCTCGGCATCCTCAACTCCACTCGCTTTGTTTGCAGCATTTCCCCTTTGTACATCTTCTATTcagaaaggaaaaagagagaacttTTAACAATAATATGGTATATCAGACTGATGAGTTTCCTCTTGATGGTAACAAAGAACGAAATATATTCAATTTGGTTGCATTGTTGTAGTGCCACAGAGGACACCTTTGTTATAGCCTTGTCAACTCAAAAGTCTTAACCTGCTAGTTTAAGTAATCTTAACTTCACCCTAAATCAGAAAGCaaataaatatatttaaaaaaaatgggggggggggggggcagattTGTGCAGATCCTTTCTTAAAATAATCCAACAGTTGATAATACACTGTATGAACAAGAAAAAAAATCTCCAACTATTAGTATTTTCTGCCCGATTTTTCCCTTCTCCCTACAAAAAGGACGTGTACAACTCTTCTTTTTGTCCCCTAGTGTTTTAATTCCCGAAAATAATTTGCTAACAGTACAGTGCATTCCACGCTAAATACCATCTAAAGGTCGGAATAGATCAACTAATTCGTTCAGAGGATATCTCTCATCTGTGATAGGCAACTTAGCACCCACGACGACTCAAGTTTACCGTAGCAACTACGAGGAGAATAGAGCAGGTAGAAAGTTAATGAACCAGCAACTAGTAGATTATGCAAAAACCAAAGCAACCTTGAGAATATGCCTTGCACATACCTGCATCCTCTGGAATGTCAGAAGTCCACAAGGTGAGATTGTCCCTCAAAAGCTGCATAATCAAGGTGCTATCTTTGTAGGAGTCCTCATTAAGGGCATCCAGCTCCGATATTGCTTCATCAAAAGCTTGCTTAGCCAGGTGGCATGCCCTGATGAAAACAGATTCTAATCAACTGAGATGAAAAACATGTTGCGAGTAGACTTCAATTAATGAAAACCACACAAACCTTTCAGGGGAGTTCATTATCTCATAGTAGAAAACAGAGAAATTTAAAGCCAAACCCAGCCGAATGGGATGGGTAGTTGATAATTCAGCCTCCGCAGTAGTTGTAGCTGTCTGTACACATGGTTTAGAACGAACAATAAGTGGAAGTAGACACATGTTAGAAAACAAATACAATCACTACACATGTAACATGAAGAGAGGGGAATGGAAGAAAATGACAAGGGGAGAGGCCCTATATCACATTAACAATCAAATTTAACCCGAAAAGCCTTTTACTTCCCAACATCCAAGTAACCAAATTGGGGCACACAATGTGGTAGTTGACACAAATTAGTAGATGTTacaagaaaaataagaaatttgTTGCACACTTAAACATCATGTTTATGCCATGTGCTGCATCATGAagctgaaagaaaacaaaagtaatACACTAAGGAGAGCCCTGGTACAAGTGGCATTGTGGCAAAAAACTGAGGCTCCATAGGATATAACCAATAGATCATGGGTATATCAATCTTATAGTCTGTATTTGTCAGCTACATTGTTATCAGCTAGCATGCAGATGTTAACATTTACGTCCACTGCCATGCATCTTAGAAATTAAAAGGATTGGTTGAAAACCAAGAAACAATAAATGCAAACTAATCCAGTAGAATTATTCAAGGATATTACCACAGCCAAACCTCGATAACAGTCTTCATTCATAAAAAGGTTATCCACTGTATCAAATTCTTCTTTAGCAAATCATGAAGCTAAACATCAACCATTCAATAACAACCAAATCTCCACTCCAAAAACCTTCTTAGGAGCTTCAGAATTGCAGTGAAGTGTTCCAAAATGAAGATAGCACTCACATCGAGCATGCCAACCATTGCTTATCTTTCCTCAGATAGGATTAGAGGTAAAATGTTGGATTGAATAACAGTCGTGGATTACATTTTAATAAGACATACCAAAAGTAATTGACCATCTTAAGCGGGATTCTTTCCAAGCCCTGATAGATGAGTGACAAAACAGGATCTTTCTCACGCGTGCTGCAGTTCAACATAAGCAATACAGATAAAAAAAAATATCCTTCCACATTCGAAATCTCCGACTTTTCCCACTCCACCGAATCAACCTTTTGAAATCTTCTCTTTTGCATAAAGAACTCAATCttcaatacaacaacaacaacaacaacaacaacaacaacaataacaacaacaacaaacccagtagtTTCTCACCAAAGAACTCAATCTTCAATCAGAATGAATATTTAGATAGTTTCAAATACAAAAGTTATATCTAGAGAGTGAATAGCCTCAATTTAAGTAATCAGACATGGAGCAATCGAGCAGAGCATATGCTAGCACTTACTTTTAGATAAGGATGCTGGCACTCATTAAAAAGGAATCAACCAAGAAATAAGAGGAAGATCACAGGCAACAGACAATATGTATCATTGTATTCTTCTTTATAAAAACAGTATAATTTTTTTCTTACATGCTTAAGTAACTGAATACCTGATATGCTTTTAAAGACAGATCAGAAACCTCTTTCTTGTCATTCCCAGTTTTGAACTCTGCAAGGTATCGATAATAATCCCCTTTCCTGCACCAAAAGATAAAACGAGCTAAACAAAAATGAACAACCTATGAAGTTCTGAACTTTCTAAACACCAAACTCAACATTTCTGACTCAAAACAAACTATATAATACAAGGGCCTCACATTTTGTAGTAAAACACAGTTGATTCTCCAGAAGTACATGAAGGAATTAGATGCTCATCAATCACGGTCATGATATTATTGCAAATGTCGGTGAGCTCTAACTCCACTTTTTGCTGGTACTCCTTAATCCGCTTCACATTCTGCTCATTTCCTCTAGACTCTTCCTTCTGCTCGATGGAAGACAAGATCCTCCACGATGCTCTCCTAGCTCCAACCACATTCTTATAACCAACAGAAAACAAATTCCTCTCTTCCACTGTCAATTCaacatccatatttgcaacattCTTCATCGCATCGACCATCTCTGTAACATATTCTCTAAATATTACAAAAAGAGTACGGAATAAAATTAAGCAAATCCAATCGGTCATAGAACATATAGAATCTGTTCTGAACGGCTCAGTGAAGGAAAAATTTCACTAGTCGAAGTTCTGAACAAAAACATTTTTGGGGAAGAAGTGTCTTGATTCTTGAAGGACTTCTGCAGCAAAAAATGCTCACCG encodes the following:
- the LOC104217501 gene encoding 14-3-3 protein 9-like isoform X1 → MGERENFVYIAKLAEQAERYDEMVDAMKNVANMDVELTVEERNLFSVGYKNVVGARRASWRILSSIEQKEESRGNEQNVKRIKEYQQKVELELTDICNNIMTVIDEHLIPSCTSGESTVFYYKMKGDYYRYLAEFKTGNDKKEVSDLSLKAYQTATTTAEAELSTTHPIRLGLALNFSVFYYEIMNSPERACHLAKQAFDEAISELDALNEDSYKDSTLIMQLLRDNLTLWTSDIPEDAEDVQRGNAANKASGVEDAE
- the LOC104217501 gene encoding 14-3-3 protein 9-like isoform X2 translates to MGERENFVYIAKLAEQAERYDEMVDAMKNVANMDVELTVEERNLFSVGYKNVVGARRASWRILSSIEQKEESRGNEQNVKRIKEYQQKVELELTDICNNIMTVIDEHLIPSCTSGESTVFYYKMKGDYYRYLAEFKTGNDKKEVSDLSLKAYQTATTTAEAELSTTHPIRLGLALNFSVFYYEIMNSPERACHLAKQAFDEAISELDALNEDSYKDSTLIMQLLRDNLTLWTSDIPEDADVQRGNAANKASGVEDAE